A window of Argopecten irradians isolate NY chromosome 1, Ai_NY, whole genome shotgun sequence contains these coding sequences:
- the LOC138317666 gene encoding nose resistant to fluoxetine protein 6-like, whose translation MNPLNMASAMRTTCILFLLPVYVKTEIAKDMSYQTLFLNAVGKVHAALRPPDLSEVNIDQLRGLQDSINPVKILTGPPGPMEGQGLGAMVAGFNVSDACYNDTQMIGPSAMVKQLWAIKMIDASGKPPSDIINGNTDWLGSYDECLSVKNDKSEFGQPPPPFNGQYCIVGLPLNILNITLPEAQLGLCLPDSCSPSDARALANAALVSIQPERNVSAKYVECKKEVLDFDDRAIGAVIVCSFILGMMIVGTMYDVIVVKDLLRVKKTSQAGNLPDTVETTSFLSGQNEKTKLISNEHGAPNPVVSRDQPEELGVLSNILVAFSVYTNGVKLLNTSVPAGSLTALNGIRFLSMTWVILGHTYAFVMNNAQNVNTFLPEMSDRWTFQVIINALVSVDTFFALSGLLVSYLFMREMEKTKGKMNWGLFYFHRFWRLTPPYMLVLFVDVALVRYFGDGPLWPEGGFEFDFCEDTWWTNLLYINNLVKTDKSCFGWAWYLANDMQFFVLSPLMLVPLYYSGIIGNIMCLVFLTGTFIASGVISTVYDLPVSSFIPSEHYFDYYYIKPWTRMGPYIVGIMAGYFLYRSKLRYNINKILNLVGWAVATALACAILYGLYEPIRGNETLSTEVSALYNSVHRSIWGACVCWVIFSCANGSGAD comes from the exons ATGAACCCTTTAAATATGGCGTCTGCTATGAGAACGACTTGCATTCTATTTCTTCTACCAGTTTATGTTAAAACCGAAATTGCAAAAGACATGTCTTACCAAACTTTGTTTTTGAATGCCGTGGGAAAGGTTCACGCTGCTCTACGACCACCAGACCTATCCGAGGTAAATATAGACCAGTTAAGAGGACTACAGGATTCTATTAACCCCGTCAAGATACTGACAGGTCCACCAGGCCCAATGGAAGGCCAGGGCTTAGGGGCCATGGTGGCAGGGTTTAATGTGTCGGACGCCTGTTATAATGACACTCAGATGATTGGCCCTAGCGCTATGGTAAAGCAATTGTGGGCCATCAAAA TGATCGACGCTAGTGGTAAACCTCCCAGTGACATCATAAACGGAAATACCGACTGGCTGGGTTCTTATGATGAATGTCTCAGTGTCAAGAACGACAAATCCGAGTTCGGACAACCGCCGCCTCCCTTTAATGGACAGTATTGTATAGTAGGTCTACCATTGAACATCCTTAACATTACGCTACCGGAGGCACAGCTCGGTTTGTGTTTGCCGGATTCCTGCTCACCGTCAGACGCCCGGGCACTAGCTAACGCAG CTCTGGTGTCCATTCAGCCGGAAAGAAATGTATCTGCGAAATATGTGGAGTGTAAGAAAGAAGTACTTGACTTTGATGACAGAGCCATTGGAGCAGT GATAGTATGTAGCTTTATCCTCGGGATGATGATTGTGGGCACTATGTACGACGTAATCGTTGTGAAGGATTTACTACGTGTGAAGAAAACTAGTCAAGCAGGTAACCTACCAGACACAGTGGAGACAACTTCGTTTCTGTCTGGACAAAACGAAAAGACTAAACTGATATCAAACGAACATGGGGCGCCAAATCCAGTTGTATCACGTGATCAACCGGAAGAGCTCG GGGTATTATCCAACATATTAGTGGCGTTTTCTGTCTACACCAATGGCGTCAAATTATTGAACACAAGTGTTCCTGCCGGAAGTCTGACTGCTCTTAATGGTATCCGCTTCCTGAGCATGACTTGGGTGATTCTTGGTCACACTTACGCTTTTGTGATGAATAATGCTC AAAATGTCAACACATTTTTACCAGAAATGAGTGACAGATGGACATTCCAGGTTATTATAAATGCTCTGGTTTCCGTGGATACTTTCTTTGCTCTAAG TGGGTTGCTTGTATCCTACCTGTTCATGCGAGAGATGGAGAAAACAAAAGGAAAGATGAACTGGGGATTGTTCTACTTTCACCGATTCTGGAG ACTTACCCCACCCTATATGTTGGTACTGTTTGTGGATGTGGCTCTGGTACGATATTTCGGTGATGGTCCCCTCTGGCCCGAAGGAGGTTTTGAGTTTGATTTCTGCGAGGACACCTGGTGGACAAATTTACTATACATCAACAACCTAGTAAAGACAGATAAATCG TGTTTTGGCTGGGCGTGGTATCTCGCAAATGATATGCAGTTCTTCGTTCTTAGTCCTCTGATGTTGGTGCCATTATACTA TTCCGGCATTATCGGTAACATCATGTGTCTGGTGTTCCTAACGGGAACCTTCATAGCCTCTGGTGTTATCTCCACAGTGTATGACCTCCCGGTCTCTAGCTTCATACCCAG TGAGCATTACTTTGATTATTACTATATAAAACCGTGGACACGAATGGGACCTTATATTGTTGGTATCATGGCCGGGTATTTTCTGTATCGATCCAAACTTAGATACAACATAAATAAG ATCCTTAATCTGGTTGGCTGGGCAGTAGCCACTGCCTTGGCTTGTGCCATACTGTACGGTCTATATGAACCAATCAGAGGGAATGAAACTTTGAGCACCGAGGTGTCAGCACTGTATAACTCTGTTCACAGAAGTATATGGGGCGCATGCGTATGCTGGGTGATATTTTCATGCGCAAACGGAAGTGGAG
- the LOC138320609 gene encoding coatomer subunit beta'-like isoform X1: MPLRLDIKRKLSARSDRVKCVDLHPSEPWMLASLYNGNVHIWNYESQQLIKSFEVCDLPVRSARFIPRKNWIITGSDDMSIRAFNYNTLERVHQFEAHSDYIRSLAVHPTQPFILSSSDDMLIKLWDWEKKWTCTQVFEGHTHYVMQIIINPKDNNTFASGSLDRTVKVWQLGSPTPNFTLEGHEKGVNCLDYYTGGDKPYLISGADDRLIKIWDYQNKTCVQTLEGHAQNISTVSFHPELPIIMTGSEDGTVRIWHANTYRLESTLNYGLERVWTIACQKGSNNVALGYDEGSIIIKLGREEPAMSMDNSGKIIWAKHSEIQQANIKAISDTEIKDGERLPLAVKDMGSCEIYPQNVAHNPNGRFVVVCGDGEYIIYTAMALRNKSFGSAQEFVWSNDSSIYATRESTSMVKIFKNFKEQKSFKPDFGAEGIYGGHMLGVRSVSGLAFYEWDSTELIRRIEITPKFVSWSENGELVCICTDDSFFILKYNAEAVEKAKENKDDITEDGIEEAFDVVGEIEETVKTGIWVGDCFIYTNSVNRLNYYVGGEIVTVAHLDRMMYLLGYIPKDNRLYLGDKELNVVSYSLLLSVLEYQTSVMRRDFETADKVLPTVPKEHRTRVAHFLEKQGFKSQALAVTCDSEHKFELAVQLGDLKIAYQIAKESEAEQKWKQLAELAISKCEFGLAQECLHQAQDFGGLLLLASSAGNSQMVARLGETAAKAGQNNVAFISNFVLGKLEECLEVLIKTERIPEAAFFARTYLPSQVTRVVELWREQLAKVNQKAASSLAAPDEYENLFPGLKEALKTEQYLRPQRSQLLPANSYPNVPPNSGRVPVEEMNQAEERGAFHFTPSGAQDEDDDEQFEEASAPVPQAPATEPSQKPADAPTQDGQLSSADMADIEQELELDLENLNMDNIDASAVDDKELTNDEDVNLDEEFLED, from the exons CCGCTTCGTTTAGATATCAAGCGGAAATTGTCTGCTAGGTCAGACCGAGTAAAATGTGTAGACCTCCACCCATCTGAGCCATGGATGTTGGCTAGTTTGTACAACGGCAATGTTCATATATGGAACTACGAATCACAA CAATTGATAAAATCCTTTGAAGTATGTGATTTGCCTGTGAGGTCTGCAAGATTCATCCCTAGGAAGAATTGGATTATAACGGGATCT GATGACATGTCAATCCGGGCGTTTAACTACAACACACTGGAGAGAGTTCACCAGTTTGAGGCTCATTCGGACTACATCCGCTCTCTTGCCGTTCATCCAACACAGCCATTTATCCTTAGTAGCAGCG ACGACATGCTGATCAAGTTGTGGGACTGGGAGAAGAAGTGGACGTGCACACAAGTGTTTGAAGGCCATACTCACTATGTGATGCAGATCATCATTAATCCTAAAGATAACAACACATTCGCTAGTGGTTCTCTCGACAGGACTGTCAAG GTTTGGCAGCTGGGCTCCCCAACACCAAACTTCACCCTGGAAGGACATGAGAAAGGCGTTAACTGTCTAGATTATTACACAGGGGGAGATAAGCCATACCTTATCTCTGGAGCTGATGACAGACTTATCAAAATCTGGGACTACCAG AACAAGACCTGTGTACAGACACTGGAAGGACACGCCCAAAACATTTCAACAGTCTCCTTCCACCCAGAACTCCCCATTATCATGACAGGCTCAGAAGATG GGACAGTTCGTATCTGGCATGCTAACACCTACAGATTGGAGAGTACGTTGAACTATGGACTAGAGAGGGTGTGGACTATTGCTTGTCAGAAAGGATCCAATAATGTTGCCCTTGGATATGACGAAGGAAGCATTATCATCAag CTCGGAAGAGAAGAGCCAGCAATGTCTATGGATAACAGTGGAAAGATCATCTGGGCCAAACACTCAGAAATCCAACAGGCCAATATCAAGGCCATCAGTGATACCGAGATCAAGGATGGCGAGCGTCTACCTCTAGCTGTCAAAGATATGGGAAGCTGTGAGATATACCCTCAAAATGTCGCCCACAACCCTAATGGAAG ATTTGTAGTGGTTTGTGGAGATGGAgaatacattatatacacaGCTATGGCTTTAAGGAACAAGAGCTTTGGGTCAGCCCAGGAATTTGTGTGGAGTAACGACTCGTCCATCTATGCTACAAGGGAAAGCACCAGTATGGTGAAAATCTTCAAAAACTTTAAAGAACAGAAGTCTTTTAAACCTGACTTTGGTGCTGAAG GTATATATGGTGGTCACATGCTTGGTGTAAGGTCAGTCAGTGGACTGGCTTTTTATGAATGGGACAGTACCGAACTCATTAGAAGGATAGAAATCACACCCAAGTTT GTGTCCTGGAGTGAGAATGGTGAATTGGTGTGTATATGCACTGACGACTCCTTTTTTATACTCAAATACAATGCTGAGGCTGTAGAGAAAGCCAAGGAGAACAAGGACGACATCACAGAGGACGGAATCGAGGAGGCCTTCGAT GTGGTTGGCGAAATTGAGGAGACAGTAAAAACTGGTATCTGGGTTGGGGACTGTTTCATCTACACAAACAGTGTCAACCGTCTCAACTACTATGTCGGCGGAGAGATTGTTACAGTCGCCCACCTTGATAG GATGATGTACCTGCTTGGCTACATCCCCAAAGATAACCGACTTTACCTTGGTGATAAGGAACTTAACGTGGTCAGCTATTCGCTGTTATTGTCCGTACTTGAGTATCAAACTTCTGTGATGAGGAGAGACTTTGAAACAGCCGACAAGGTTCTACCTACTGTTCCCAAGGAACATCGAACAAGAGTGGCCCACTTCCTAGAAAAACAG GGATTTAAGTCTCAAGCTCTTGCTGTAACTTGTGACTCAGAACATAAGTTTGAACTTGCTGTACAACTAGGAGATCTGAAGATAGCTTACCAAATAGCTAAAGAATCTGAG GCTGAACAGAAATGGAAACAGCTGGCAGAGTTGGCGATAAGTAAATGTGAGTTTGGGCTGGCCCAGGAATGTTTACACCAAGCTCAGGACTTCGGTGGTCTCTTACTCCTCGCCAGCTCAGCAGGAAACAGTCAGATGGTAGCCAGACTTGGAGAAACTGCCGCCAAAGCTGGTCAAAACAATGTAGCTTTCATCTCTAACTTTGTACTGGGGAA ATTGGAGGAGTGTTTAGAAGTATTAATTAAGACAGAACGAATTCCAGAGGCGGCTTTTTTTGCCAGAACCTACCTGCCCAGTCAGGTGACAAG GGTAGTAGAGCTGTGGAGAGAACAATTAGCCAAAGTGAATCAGAAAGCAGCCAGCTCCCTGGCAGCTCCTGATGAGTATGAAAACCTGTTTCCTGGTCTGAAGGAGGCACTGAAAACAGAACAATACCTACGGCCACAGCGATCTCAACTCCTTCCCGCTAACAGTTACCCCAATGTCCCG cCCAACTCAGGCCGTGTGCCAGTTGAGGAAATGAATCAAGCTGAAGAGAGAGGGGCATTCCACTTCACTCCGAGTGGAGCAcaagatgaagatgatgatgaacaGTTTGAGGAAGCCTCAGCCCCTGTACCACAG GCACCAGCCACAGAACCTTCCCAAAAGCCTGCTGACGCACCAACACAAGATGGACAGTTATCAAGCGCAGACATGGCAGACATTGAACAAGAATTAGAACTAGACCTTGAGAATCTGAATATGGATAATATTGATGCGTCG GCAGTAGATGACAAAGAGCTAACAAATGACGAG GATGTGAATTTGGATGAAGAGTTTCTTGAGGATTGA
- the LOC138320609 gene encoding coatomer subunit beta'-like isoform X2, with protein sequence MPLRLDIKRKLSARSDRVKCVDLHPSEPWMLASLYNGNVHIWNYESQQLIKSFEVCDLPVRSARFIPRKNWIITGSDDMSIRAFNYNTLERVHQFEAHSDYIRSLAVHPTQPFILSSSDDMLIKLWDWEKKWTCTQVFEGHTHYVMQIIINPKDNNTFASGSLDRTVKVWQLGSPTPNFTLEGHEKGVNCLDYYTGGDKPYLISGADDRLIKIWDYQNKTCVQTLEGHAQNISTVSFHPELPIIMTGSEDGTVRIWHANTYRLESTLNYGLERVWTIACQKGSNNVALGYDEGSIIIKLGREEPAMSMDNSGKIIWAKHSEIQQANIKAISDTEIKDGERLPLAVKDMGSCEIYPQNVAHNPNGRFVVVCGDGEYIIYTAMALRNKSFGSAQEFVWSNDSSIYATRESTSMVKIFKNFKEQKSFKPDFGAEGIYGGHMLGVRSVSGLAFYEWDSTELIRRIEITPKFVSWSENGELVCICTDDSFFILKYNAEAVEKAKENKDDITEDGIEEAFDVVGEIEETVKTGIWVGDCFIYTNSVNRLNYYVGGEIVTVAHLDRMMYLLGYIPKDNRLYLGDKELNVVSYSLLLSVLEYQTSVMRRDFETADKVLPTVPKEHRTRVAHFLEKQGFKSQALAVTCDSEHKFELAVQLGDLKIAYQIAKESEAEQKWKQLAELAISKCEFGLAQECLHQAQDFGGLLLLASSAGNSQMVARLGETAAKAGQNNVAFISNFVLGKLEECLEVLIKTERIPEAAFFARTYLPSQVTRVVELWREQLAKVNQKAASSLAAPDEYENLFPGLKEALKTEQYLRPQRSQLLPANSYPNVPPNSGRVPVEEMNQAEERGAFHFTPSGAQDEDDDEQFEEASAPVPQAPATEPSQKPADAPTQDGQLSSADMADIEQELELDLENLNMDNIDASDVNLDEEFLED encoded by the exons CCGCTTCGTTTAGATATCAAGCGGAAATTGTCTGCTAGGTCAGACCGAGTAAAATGTGTAGACCTCCACCCATCTGAGCCATGGATGTTGGCTAGTTTGTACAACGGCAATGTTCATATATGGAACTACGAATCACAA CAATTGATAAAATCCTTTGAAGTATGTGATTTGCCTGTGAGGTCTGCAAGATTCATCCCTAGGAAGAATTGGATTATAACGGGATCT GATGACATGTCAATCCGGGCGTTTAACTACAACACACTGGAGAGAGTTCACCAGTTTGAGGCTCATTCGGACTACATCCGCTCTCTTGCCGTTCATCCAACACAGCCATTTATCCTTAGTAGCAGCG ACGACATGCTGATCAAGTTGTGGGACTGGGAGAAGAAGTGGACGTGCACACAAGTGTTTGAAGGCCATACTCACTATGTGATGCAGATCATCATTAATCCTAAAGATAACAACACATTCGCTAGTGGTTCTCTCGACAGGACTGTCAAG GTTTGGCAGCTGGGCTCCCCAACACCAAACTTCACCCTGGAAGGACATGAGAAAGGCGTTAACTGTCTAGATTATTACACAGGGGGAGATAAGCCATACCTTATCTCTGGAGCTGATGACAGACTTATCAAAATCTGGGACTACCAG AACAAGACCTGTGTACAGACACTGGAAGGACACGCCCAAAACATTTCAACAGTCTCCTTCCACCCAGAACTCCCCATTATCATGACAGGCTCAGAAGATG GGACAGTTCGTATCTGGCATGCTAACACCTACAGATTGGAGAGTACGTTGAACTATGGACTAGAGAGGGTGTGGACTATTGCTTGTCAGAAAGGATCCAATAATGTTGCCCTTGGATATGACGAAGGAAGCATTATCATCAag CTCGGAAGAGAAGAGCCAGCAATGTCTATGGATAACAGTGGAAAGATCATCTGGGCCAAACACTCAGAAATCCAACAGGCCAATATCAAGGCCATCAGTGATACCGAGATCAAGGATGGCGAGCGTCTACCTCTAGCTGTCAAAGATATGGGAAGCTGTGAGATATACCCTCAAAATGTCGCCCACAACCCTAATGGAAG ATTTGTAGTGGTTTGTGGAGATGGAgaatacattatatacacaGCTATGGCTTTAAGGAACAAGAGCTTTGGGTCAGCCCAGGAATTTGTGTGGAGTAACGACTCGTCCATCTATGCTACAAGGGAAAGCACCAGTATGGTGAAAATCTTCAAAAACTTTAAAGAACAGAAGTCTTTTAAACCTGACTTTGGTGCTGAAG GTATATATGGTGGTCACATGCTTGGTGTAAGGTCAGTCAGTGGACTGGCTTTTTATGAATGGGACAGTACCGAACTCATTAGAAGGATAGAAATCACACCCAAGTTT GTGTCCTGGAGTGAGAATGGTGAATTGGTGTGTATATGCACTGACGACTCCTTTTTTATACTCAAATACAATGCTGAGGCTGTAGAGAAAGCCAAGGAGAACAAGGACGACATCACAGAGGACGGAATCGAGGAGGCCTTCGAT GTGGTTGGCGAAATTGAGGAGACAGTAAAAACTGGTATCTGGGTTGGGGACTGTTTCATCTACACAAACAGTGTCAACCGTCTCAACTACTATGTCGGCGGAGAGATTGTTACAGTCGCCCACCTTGATAG GATGATGTACCTGCTTGGCTACATCCCCAAAGATAACCGACTTTACCTTGGTGATAAGGAACTTAACGTGGTCAGCTATTCGCTGTTATTGTCCGTACTTGAGTATCAAACTTCTGTGATGAGGAGAGACTTTGAAACAGCCGACAAGGTTCTACCTACTGTTCCCAAGGAACATCGAACAAGAGTGGCCCACTTCCTAGAAAAACAG GGATTTAAGTCTCAAGCTCTTGCTGTAACTTGTGACTCAGAACATAAGTTTGAACTTGCTGTACAACTAGGAGATCTGAAGATAGCTTACCAAATAGCTAAAGAATCTGAG GCTGAACAGAAATGGAAACAGCTGGCAGAGTTGGCGATAAGTAAATGTGAGTTTGGGCTGGCCCAGGAATGTTTACACCAAGCTCAGGACTTCGGTGGTCTCTTACTCCTCGCCAGCTCAGCAGGAAACAGTCAGATGGTAGCCAGACTTGGAGAAACTGCCGCCAAAGCTGGTCAAAACAATGTAGCTTTCATCTCTAACTTTGTACTGGGGAA ATTGGAGGAGTGTTTAGAAGTATTAATTAAGACAGAACGAATTCCAGAGGCGGCTTTTTTTGCCAGAACCTACCTGCCCAGTCAGGTGACAAG GGTAGTAGAGCTGTGGAGAGAACAATTAGCCAAAGTGAATCAGAAAGCAGCCAGCTCCCTGGCAGCTCCTGATGAGTATGAAAACCTGTTTCCTGGTCTGAAGGAGGCACTGAAAACAGAACAATACCTACGGCCACAGCGATCTCAACTCCTTCCCGCTAACAGTTACCCCAATGTCCCG cCCAACTCAGGCCGTGTGCCAGTTGAGGAAATGAATCAAGCTGAAGAGAGAGGGGCATTCCACTTCACTCCGAGTGGAGCAcaagatgaagatgatgatgaacaGTTTGAGGAAGCCTCAGCCCCTGTACCACAG GCACCAGCCACAGAACCTTCCCAAAAGCCTGCTGACGCACCAACACAAGATGGACAGTTATCAAGCGCAGACATGGCAGACATTGAACAAGAATTAGAACTAGACCTTGAGAATCTGAATATGGATAATATTGATGCGTCG GATGTGAATTTGGATGAAGAGTTTCTTGAGGATTGA